A stretch of Nonomuraea africana DNA encodes these proteins:
- a CDS encoding CHAT domain-containing protein, whose amino-acid sequence MTLPRVVVRVADGLVTTPVGARPLGPLPALGAPPHEYGKALFAALLGPLWPRVLAANAGRGVELALDLPAELQDHMWEAMHDGAHPLGANPGLLVAVTRLVPSGAGPPPEVRGAPRVLFASGAKLTEQVILPGAMFLGLLRECESAGLALARVADGLTLDGLARRCAAFEPDLVHLVAHGRPDEDGRVLVELAGAMAAPDQLVGALLAGGRPPIAVVLSVCHTARLSPASLAASLIAAGVPIVVAMDGEIAEPACRLFSKRLVRALLNGDGVAEAAAHGRRAALMGERDPADGDDWARPTVYTAASLPPAFRPVDPAPARALLRMAEQLELAQQPLYIGRRSLFDEVDALFSARRALLVACAEGDFRRLGATRLLREIGFRLLHDGHVPLLLAPRAHPTAPHSLRQVAAQVLQAVVDTCERLSLPAPPLETVHAALPADAPQSAVRRGLRKAIAAFSTSPDPLDVDDLRESLAEDLSSFARAAQALGEPFGPHTRAVVLAEGLHLWDGALGWISGRPPGLLDLLTPSGLGPPERPAPVIATTAESVELGLFKAERAGMAAYRFVPLAALPEDEATLGYQWVLLQPWHEQDRYKKVWVAAPGHDREMLREAFSTLEGRPAMVDYELYLVAHALASAKIFLSHDDEAAWRAYAELNRLAP is encoded by the coding sequence GTGACGCTGCCCCGCGTGGTCGTCAGAGTGGCCGACGGCCTGGTCACCACCCCCGTGGGCGCCCGCCCGCTCGGCCCGCTCCCCGCGCTCGGCGCGCCGCCGCACGAGTACGGCAAGGCGCTGTTCGCCGCGCTCCTCGGCCCGCTGTGGCCGCGCGTGCTGGCGGCCAACGCGGGAAGAGGCGTCGAGCTGGCCCTCGACCTGCCCGCCGAACTGCAGGACCACATGTGGGAGGCGATGCACGACGGCGCGCACCCCCTCGGCGCCAACCCCGGCCTGCTCGTCGCCGTCACCAGGCTGGTGCCCTCGGGCGCCGGCCCGCCACCCGAGGTCAGAGGGGCGCCCAGGGTGCTGTTCGCCTCGGGGGCCAAGCTGACCGAGCAGGTCATCCTGCCCGGCGCGATGTTCCTCGGGCTGCTGCGCGAGTGCGAGTCCGCGGGGCTGGCGCTGGCCAGGGTCGCCGACGGGCTGACCCTCGACGGACTGGCCCGCCGCTGCGCCGCCTTCGAGCCCGATCTCGTCCACCTGGTCGCCCACGGCAGGCCCGACGAGGACGGCAGGGTGCTGGTCGAGCTGGCGGGCGCCATGGCCGCGCCCGACCAGCTGGTCGGCGCGCTGCTGGCGGGAGGACGCCCGCCGATCGCCGTCGTGCTGAGCGTCTGCCACACCGCCCGCCTGTCACCCGCGTCGCTGGCCGCCTCACTGATCGCGGCGGGCGTGCCGATCGTGGTGGCGATGGACGGCGAGATCGCCGAGCCCGCCTGCCGCCTGTTCTCCAAACGCCTGGTGCGGGCGCTGCTCAACGGCGACGGCGTCGCCGAGGCCGCAGCCCACGGCCGCAGGGCCGCGCTGATGGGCGAGCGGGATCCCGCCGACGGCGACGACTGGGCCAGGCCGACCGTCTACACCGCCGCCTCGCTGCCCCCGGCCTTCCGGCCCGTCGACCCGGCCCCCGCCCGCGCGCTGCTGCGGATGGCCGAGCAGCTCGAACTGGCCCAGCAGCCCCTCTACATCGGCCGCCGCAGCCTCTTCGACGAGGTGGACGCGCTGTTCAGCGCGCGCAGGGCGCTGCTGGTCGCCTGCGCCGAGGGCGACTTCCGCAGGCTCGGCGCCACCAGGCTGCTGCGCGAGATCGGCTTCAGGCTGCTGCACGACGGTCACGTCCCGCTGCTGCTGGCCCCGCGTGCCCACCCCACGGCGCCGCACTCCTTACGGCAGGTCGCCGCCCAGGTGCTGCAGGCCGTGGTCGACACCTGCGAGCGCCTGTCGCTGCCCGCTCCCCCGCTGGAGACCGTCCACGCCGCCCTACCCGCCGACGCCCCCCAGTCGGCCGTACGGCGCGGCCTGCGCAAGGCGATCGCCGCGTTCTCCACCTCCCCCGACCCTCTCGACGTGGACGACCTGCGCGAGTCGCTCGCCGAGGACCTGTCGTCGTTCGCGCGGGCGGCGCAGGCGCTGGGCGAGCCGTTCGGCCCGCACACCCGCGCCGTCGTCCTGGCCGAGGGCCTGCACCTGTGGGACGGCGCGCTGGGCTGGATCTCGGGCCGGCCGCCCGGCCTGCTCGACCTGCTCACGCCCAGCGGCCTCGGCCCGCCCGAACGGCCCGCCCCCGTGATCGCCACGACCGCCGAGAGCGTCGAGCTGGGCCTGTTCAAGGCCGAGCGGGCGGGCATGGCCGCCTACCGGTTCGTCCCGCTCGCCGCGCTGCCCGAGGACGAGGCCACGCTCGGCTACCAGTGGGTCCTGCTGCAGCCCTGGCACGAGCAGGACCGCTACAAGAAGGTGTGGGTCGCGGCCCCCGGCCACGACAGGGAGATGCTGCGCGAGGCGTTCAGCACGCTGGAGGGGCGGCCCGCGATGGTCGACTACGAGCTCTACCTCGTCGCGCACGCGCTGGCCTCGGCGAAGATCTTCCTCTCCCACGACGACGAGGCCGCCTGGCGCGCCTACGCCGAGCTGAACAGGCTCGCGCCGTGA
- a CDS encoding LytR/AlgR family response regulator transcription factor, which yields MNGLRVLAVDDELPALEDLSYLLRADPRIGEVSTARDGAAALRLLDRAIAEGRPIDAVFLDIRMRGLDGVVLGRLLSQFANPPRVVFVTAYEEHAVDAFEIKAEDYLLKPVRPERLAEAIRRVCVSADVPVESAESDTIPVELGGVTRFVSTADVIYVEAQGDYARLHTAAGSHLVRIPLATLEERWASSGFVRVHRSHLVAVRHIEELHIDSGRCTVRVGDTEIPVSRRHTRELRDLLLRRERR from the coding sequence GTGAACGGGCTGCGGGTGCTTGCGGTGGACGACGAGCTTCCCGCGCTCGAAGACCTGTCGTACCTGCTTCGAGCCGACCCGCGGATAGGCGAGGTGTCCACCGCCCGGGACGGCGCCGCCGCGCTGCGGCTGCTCGACCGGGCCATCGCCGAGGGACGGCCGATCGACGCGGTCTTCCTCGACATCAGGATGCGCGGGCTCGACGGCGTCGTGCTCGGCCGGCTGCTGTCGCAGTTCGCCAACCCGCCCCGGGTCGTCTTCGTGACCGCCTACGAGGAGCACGCGGTCGACGCCTTCGAGATCAAGGCCGAGGACTACCTGCTCAAGCCGGTACGGCCGGAACGGCTCGCCGAGGCGATCAGGCGGGTGTGCGTCTCGGCCGACGTGCCCGTCGAGAGCGCGGAGTCCGACACGATCCCGGTCGAGCTGGGCGGCGTGACCCGGTTCGTCTCCACCGCCGACGTGATCTACGTGGAGGCGCAGGGCGACTACGCCCGCCTGCACACCGCCGCGGGCAGCCACCTGGTCCGCATCCCGCTGGCCACGCTGGAGGAGCGTTGGGCCTCCTCGGGCTTCGTGCGCGTGCACCGAAGCCATCTGGTCGCGGTCAGGCACATCGAGGAGCTGCACATCGACTCGGGGCGCTGCACGGTCAGGGTCGGCGACACCGAGATCCCGGTCAGCCGCCGCCACACCCGCGAGCTTCGCGACCTGCTGTTGCGCAGGGAGAGGCGGTGA
- a CDS encoding cation acetate symporter yields the protein MSVAAVVIVVVAAILIGAFGLRLSRTTSDFYVASRTVTPLWNASAIGGEYLSAASFLGIAGLILTHGADMLWLPVGWTGGYLVLLVLVSAPLRRSGAYTLPDFAESRLESMAVRRTASVLVVLIGWFYLMPQFQSAGIVLRAITGAPGWVGGLLVAVVVAVNVLSGGMRSITFVQAFQYWLKLTALAVPLVFLLMAWRSGGAPGLSEHDMTHWQLPLSSAKEYGLYSTYSLILATFLGTMGLPHVLVRFYTNPDGRAARRTTLVVLSLLGAFYLLPAIYGWLGRIYAPDVAGTDAVVLTLPGRVIGGTLGDVLTALVTAGAFAAFLSTSSGLTVSVAGVIAQDLFGGGAVRAFRLATLLAVAVPLGLAVWARSLPVADVVGLAFAVAASSFCPLLVLGIWWRRLSSAGALAGLFVGGGLACAAVMAQITGGPYGGLVGALLAQPAAWTVPIAFFVMVVASFLTPHRVPAGVARTMVRLHTPETLNLDRGDWRSRSS from the coding sequence ATGAGCGTGGCCGCCGTCGTCATCGTGGTGGTCGCGGCGATCCTGATCGGCGCGTTCGGCCTGCGCCTGTCGCGCACGACCTCCGACTTCTACGTGGCCTCCCGTACGGTCACCCCGCTGTGGAACGCCTCGGCCATCGGCGGTGAGTACCTGTCGGCCGCCTCCTTCCTCGGCATCGCGGGCCTCATCCTCACCCACGGCGCCGACATGCTGTGGTTGCCCGTCGGCTGGACCGGCGGCTACCTGGTGCTGCTGGTGCTGGTCTCGGCGCCGCTGCGCCGCTCAGGCGCCTACACGCTGCCCGACTTCGCCGAGTCGCGCCTGGAGTCGATGGCCGTGCGCAGGACGGCCAGCGTGCTCGTGGTGCTCATCGGCTGGTTCTACCTGATGCCGCAGTTCCAGAGCGCGGGCATCGTGCTGCGGGCGATCACGGGGGCGCCCGGCTGGGTGGGCGGGCTGCTCGTCGCCGTGGTGGTCGCGGTCAACGTGCTGTCGGGCGGGATGCGGTCGATCACGTTCGTGCAGGCCTTCCAGTACTGGCTCAAGCTCACCGCGCTCGCCGTCCCGCTGGTCTTCCTGCTGATGGCCTGGCGGTCGGGCGGCGCGCCGGGGCTGTCGGAGCACGACATGACGCACTGGCAGCTGCCGCTGTCCAGCGCGAAGGAGTACGGCCTCTACTCCACCTACTCGCTGATCCTTGCCACCTTTCTCGGCACGATGGGCCTGCCGCACGTGCTGGTGCGCTTCTACACCAACCCCGACGGGCGGGCCGCGCGCCGTACGACGCTGGTGGTGCTGTCGCTGCTGGGCGCTTTCTACCTGCTGCCGGCGATCTACGGCTGGCTGGGCCGGATCTACGCGCCGGACGTGGCGGGCACCGACGCGGTCGTGCTGACGCTGCCCGGCAGGGTGATCGGCGGCACCCTCGGCGACGTGCTCACCGCCCTGGTCACCGCGGGCGCGTTCGCCGCGTTCCTGTCGACCTCCTCGGGGCTGACGGTCTCGGTGGCGGGCGTGATCGCGCAGGACCTGTTCGGCGGCGGCGCGGTGCGCGCCTTCCGCCTGGCGACGCTGCTGGCCGTGGCCGTGCCGCTGGGGCTGGCGGTGTGGGCCAGGTCGCTGCCGGTCGCCGACGTGGTCGGCCTCGCCTTCGCCGTGGCCGCCTCGTCGTTCTGCCCGCTGCTCGTGCTGGGCATCTGGTGGCGCAGGCTGTCGTCTGCGGGGGCGCTCGCGGGGCTGTTCGTGGGCGGAGGGCTGGCGTGCGCGGCGGTGATGGCGCAGATCACCGGCGGGCCGTACGGCGGGCTCGTGGGCGCGCTCCTGGCCCAGCCAGCGGCCTGGACGGTGCCGATCGCCTTCTTCGTCATGGTCGTGGCGTCCTTCCTGACCCCGCACCGCGTGCCCGCGGGGGTGGCGAGGACGATGGTCCGCCTGCACACTCCCGAGACGCTCAACCTCGACCGGGGCGACTGGCGCTCCCGCTCGTCCTGA
- a CDS encoding DUF485 domain-containing protein, with product MQASSEFQELRRRFRAWTFPMTAAFLGWYLLYVVLSGWARDFMGIKVLGNINIALILGLLQFVSTFWIAWAYARHMEKKLDPIADKLRHEVEEQAK from the coding sequence ATGCAGGCCAGCAGTGAGTTCCAGGAGCTCAGGCGGCGCTTCAGGGCGTGGACGTTCCCGATGACCGCGGCCTTCCTCGGCTGGTACCTGCTGTACGTGGTCTTGTCCGGCTGGGCGCGCGACTTCATGGGCATCAAGGTCCTTGGCAACATCAACATCGCGCTCATCCTCGGGCTGCTGCAGTTCGTCTCGACCTTCTGGATCGCATGGGCCTACGCCAGGCACATGGAGAAGAAGCTCGACCCCATCGCCGACAAGCTCCGCCACGAGGTCGAGGAGCAGGCCAAGTGA
- a CDS encoding cation acetate symporter: MTLSAVLFLVFVVATLGITFWASRQTKTAADYYAGGRSFTGFQNGLAIGGDYMSAASFLGIAGIIALSGYDGFLYSIGFLVAWLVALLLVAELMRNSGKFTMADVLAFRMSPRPVRTAAGVSTIVVSIFYLLAQMVGAGALVGLLLGVTDPAQKNLVIVGVGVLMIIYVVVGGMKGTTWVQIVKAVLLMGGAALVTLLVLGKFGFNLSALLGDAAAQSGKGEAFLKPGQKYGTEAQGLAGKLDLISLGLALVLGTAGLPHILIRFYTVPTAKDARKSVLWGIGIIGTFYLLTLVLGFGAAAVVGTKAITAGDKAGNTAAPMLAQRIGEDIFGPVGGTILLALIGAVAFATILAVVAGLTLASSSSFAHDLYAHVFRRGTATERQEVVVARVSAFVIGAASIGLGILAQGQNVAFLVALAFAVAASGNLPAILYSLFWKRFNTAGAVSAIYGGLVSALILVIFSPVVSGSATALFKDANFAWFPLSNPGLISIPLGFFFGWLGTVLSKEYNAEKYAEIEVRSLTGVGAEQATKH, from the coding sequence GTGACTCTCTCCGCCGTCCTCTTCCTCGTCTTCGTCGTCGCCACGCTCGGCATCACCTTCTGGGCCAGCCGTCAGACCAAGACCGCCGCCGACTACTACGCGGGCGGCCGCTCCTTCACCGGTTTCCAGAACGGCCTGGCCATCGGCGGCGACTACATGTCGGCCGCCTCGTTCCTGGGCATCGCCGGCATCATCGCGCTGTCGGGCTACGACGGCTTCCTCTACTCCATCGGCTTCCTGGTGGCCTGGCTGGTCGCGCTGCTGCTGGTGGCTGAGCTCATGCGCAACTCCGGCAAGTTCACGATGGCCGACGTGCTGGCCTTCAGGATGAGCCCGCGTCCCGTCCGCACCGCCGCGGGCGTCTCGACGATCGTCGTCAGCATTTTCTACCTGCTGGCCCAGATGGTCGGCGCGGGCGCGCTGGTCGGCCTGCTGCTCGGCGTCACCGACCCCGCCCAGAAGAACCTGGTCATCGTGGGCGTCGGCGTCCTCATGATCATCTATGTGGTCGTGGGCGGCATGAAGGGCACCACCTGGGTGCAGATCGTCAAGGCGGTCCTGCTGATGGGCGGCGCGGCCCTGGTCACGCTGCTGGTGCTGGGCAAGTTCGGCTTCAACCTGTCGGCCCTGCTCGGCGACGCCGCCGCGCAGAGCGGCAAGGGCGAGGCCTTCCTCAAGCCGGGCCAGAAGTACGGCACCGAGGCGCAGGGCCTGGCCGGCAAGCTCGACCTGATCAGCCTCGGCCTCGCGCTCGTCCTCGGCACCGCGGGCCTGCCGCACATCCTGATCCGCTTCTACACCGTCCCGACCGCCAAGGACGCCCGCAAGTCGGTGCTGTGGGGGATCGGCATCATCGGCACCTTCTACCTGCTGACCCTCGTCCTCGGCTTCGGCGCCGCCGCCGTGGTCGGGACGAAGGCCATCACCGCGGGGGACAAGGCGGGCAACACCGCGGCCCCCATGCTGGCCCAGCGGATCGGCGAGGACATCTTCGGCCCCGTCGGCGGCACGATCCTGCTCGCCCTCATCGGCGCCGTGGCCTTCGCCACGATCCTCGCGGTGGTGGCGGGTCTCACCCTCGCCTCCTCCTCCAGCTTCGCCCACGACCTGTACGCCCACGTGTTCAGGCGCGGCACCGCCACCGAGCGGCAGGAGGTCGTGGTCGCCAGGGTGTCGGCGTTCGTCATCGGCGCGGCCTCCATCGGCCTCGGCATCCTGGCCCAGGGGCAGAACGTCGCCTTCCTGGTGGCGCTGGCCTTCGCGGTGGCCGCCTCGGGCAACCTGCCGGCGATCCTCTACAGCCTGTTCTGGAAGAGGTTCAACACCGCGGGCGCGGTGTCGGCCATCTACGGCGGTCTGGTCTCCGCCCTCATCCTGGTGATCTTCTCGCCGGTGGTGTCGGGCTCGGCGACCGCGCTGTTCAAGGACGCGAACTTCGCCTGGTTCCCGCTGTCGAACCCGGGCCTGATCTCCATCCCGCTCGGCT